A single window of Colletotrichum higginsianum IMI 349063 chromosome 8, whole genome shotgun sequence DNA harbors:
- a CDS encoding Acetylornithine deacetylase yields the protein MYISQFLSLGALLPLAATLGIQQPLGADTPRLTPHASSVLPGSSSPSSTAPSWRGELLKLHRSLIEIPSISGNESAAGKFLVDYLTGRGYVSSLQFLPPRSNDSNETPRFNVLAWKTNQRQPKPRVVISSHYDVVPPHIPYGISDDQITPDTRISGRGSVDAKASVAAQIIALEDLFSADKVDPDDVMLLFVIGEEDTGDGMRFFSDSLQEADPPVQFGSVIFGEPTEGKLACGHKGGVFCDITAKGVAGHSGYPWLGKSANEIMIKALAKVITTDLGSTEKWGNTTVNVGQINGGVAQNVIPAAALARIAVRVAIGPEKDGGNIVKGRIQKILDETDSESLELTCTHGYGVVEANCDVDGFETTVANYGTDIPNLKGSHTRYLYGPGSILVAHGRDENITVGELEEAVGGYQKLILHALKDSA from the exons ATGTACATCTCCCAGTTTCTGTCCTTGGGCGCTTTGCTGCCGTTGGCAGCCACCTTGGGCATCCAGCAacccctcggcgccgacacCCCCCGGCTGACCCCTCATGCTTCGTCTGTACTCCCgggctcctcgtcgccttcgtctACCGCACCTTCTTGGCGGGGGGAGCTTTTAAAGCTGCACCGCTCCCTCATTGAAATCCCCTCCATCTCGGGCAACGAGAGTGCGGCGGGAAAATTTCTGGTTGATTACTTGACTGGCCGGGGCTACGTCTCGTCTCTCCAGTTTCTGCCTCCGCGCAGTAACGATTCCAACGAGACACCGCGCTTCAACGTATTGGCCTGGAAGACGAACCAACGCCAGCCCAAGCCACGCGTTGTCATCTCATCTCACTACGACGTCGTGCCGCCGCACATTCCCTATGGCATCTCGGATGACCAGATCACGCCCGATACCCGTATAAGTGGAAGGGGAAGCGTAGACGCCAAGGCCAGCGTCGCTGCTCAGATCATTGCCCTCGAGGACCTGTTCAGCGCTGACAAAGTCGACCCTGACGATGTGATGCTCTTGttcgtcatcggcgaggaggacacgGGTGACGGAatgcgcttcttctccgaTTCCTTGCAGGAGGCCGACCCGCCTGTGCAGTTTGGTTCTGTCATCTTCGGCGAGCCAACCGAAGGCAAGCTAGCTTGCGGCCACAAGGGCGGGGTGTTCTGCGACATCACGGCAAAGGGTGTTGCTGGTCACTCCGGCTACCCCTGGCTGGGCAAGTCGGCCAACGAGATCATGATCAAGGCTTTGGCCAAAGTCATCACGACCGACCTCGGAAGCACCGAAAAATGGGGCAATACCACGGTGAACGTTGGCCAGATCAatggcggcgtcgcccaGAACGTCATCCCTGCCGCGGCTCTGGCTAGAATCGCAGTCCGCGTTGCTATCGGCCCTGAGAAGGATGGCGGAaacatcgtcaagggcaggATCCAGAAGATACTTGACGAGACCGATTCCGAGTCGCTCGAGTTGACGTGCACACACGGATACGGCGTCGTAGAGGCCAACTGTGATGTTGACG GGTTTGAGACGACCGTGGCCAACTATGGCACTGATATCCCCAACCTCAAGGGCTCTCACACGCGCTACCTCTACGGCCCAGGCAGCATTTTGGTGGCCCACGGCCGCGACGAGAACATTACGGTCGGCGAACTCGAGGAGGCTGTGGGAGGTTACCAGAAGCTGATCTTACATGCTCTCAAGGATTCCGCCTGA
- a CDS encoding Methylthioribose-1-phosphate isomerase gives MSGLQAVKYTRGRLEVLDQLRLPHEFHYDEVSTSEEAFDCIKSMRVRGAPAIAIVAALAHAVELHNGSCKASSPQDTVSYIDSRLDYLKESRPTAVDLTNAINQLKTRIRGAPQDDAASIIAAYIDEAESILRKDLQTNLSIGDHGAQWLKDVAGASPDSKISILTHCNTGSLATSGHGTALGIIRTLWSGNLLQHAYCTETRPYNQGSRLTAFELVYEKIPSTLVTDSMAAALFNLQKEKMNIAAVIVGADRVVRNGDTANKIGTYQLAVLAKHHGVKFIVAAPTTSIDLETETGAGIKIEERRREELTQISGAVVQADGGVNVKQTARVATADQRINVWNPAFDVTPHDLIDAVVTEKGAVVKNAEGRFDFRHIMPERWARVVGQ, from the coding sequence ATGTCTGGACTTCAGGCCGTCAAGTACACCCGGGGTCGACTCGAAGTCTTGGATCAACTCAGGCTTCCCCACGAATTTCACTATGACGAGGTTTCCACCAGCGAAGAGGCTTTCGACTGCATCAAGTCCATGAGAGTCCGTGGCGcacccgccatcgccattgTGGCTGCTCTCGCTCACGCTGTTGAACTGCATAACGGCAGCTGCAAGGCCTCTTCTCCTCAAGACACCGTATCGTATATCGACTCACGCCTGGACTACCTCAAGGAGAGCAGACCGACCGCTGTCGACTTAACCAATGCCATCAACCAGCTCAAAACCCGCATCAGAGGCGCACCCCAAGATGACGCCGcgtccatcatcgccgcttatatcgacgaggccgagagcatCCTGCGAAAGGACCTCCAGACCAACCTCTCTATCGGTGACCACGGAGCTCAATGGCTGAAGGATGTCGCTGGCGCGTCGCCCGATTCCAAGATCTCTATCCTCACCCATTGCAACACCGGCTCGCTGGCAACCTCTGGCCACGGGACCGCCCTCGGCATTATCAGAACCCTCTGGTCCGGCAACCTCCTTCAGCACGCCTACTGCACCGAGACACGGCCCTACAACCAGGGCAGCAGACTGACAGCCTTTGAGCTCGTCTACGAGAAGATCCCCAGCACCCTCGTGACAGACTCTATGGCGGCCGCGCTCTTCAACCTGCAAAAGGAGAAGATGAACAttgccgccgtcatcgtcggcgccgaccgCGTCGTCCGCAACGGCGACACCGCCAACAAGATCGGAACTTACCAGCTCGCTGTCCTGGCCAAGCACCACGGCGTCAAGTTCATTGTTGCCGCTCCCACCACCAGCATCGACCTCGAGACTGAGACCGGCGCTGGCATCAAGATCGAGGAGCGCAGGCGCGAGGAGTTGACCCAGATTTCCGGCGCGGTCGTtcaggccgacggcggtgTCAACGTCAAGCAAACAGCTCGCGTCGCGACAGCCGACCAGCGCATCAACGTCTGGAACCCTGCCTTCGACGTGACACCGCACGACCTGATCGATGCCGTCGTTACGGAAaagggcgccgtcgtcaagaacGCCGAGGGACGCTTCGACTTTCGTCACATCATGCCAGAGAGATGGGCCAGGGTGGTTGGCCAGTAA